Proteins from a single region of Harmonia axyridis chromosome 4, icHarAxyr1.1, whole genome shotgun sequence:
- the LOC123678011 gene encoding sorting nexin-13-like, with protein sequence MDFKSWGWIGLFAVLLISSLGFYWIFVIFLSLLLFLIGFFSYMNAKLGDVDEFENRFYGNPLIMESFEGGISQFTKKLDDYKYVSKNDTRVTGSDVIDSSLQEILGYIIRDYISPWYNVISDDKEFSEVTIRKTAQTFAINISNRIKDIDWIPYLTTQLVDEAASHLRLFKQARAKMKLIAIPKTARNSPMRDLKNSPKKSLHKRNKSETDVNWYHKRANEMKREQEKAVGNSKFYGDDKKRGMTLEDIFFDLELVMEGNLLCRDGVCVDPDQEKEYFSELTQILLYILLPDEDFQCKPLCILMREVICNVVILPLFKMLSDPDYINRIIMWLCLGESSLPSEIFLNVLRITDNCDELRSTKEIVLEEIHILRSRDSGGDNETKQTLSSLLYVLKLIDSRITKLDNMDSRDSFGLEYIQQDNARTIDLTLEQILKNNVALSYYMDYITSQNKQIDLFFYLNIEGWKVSVEQQLSDIHINKMKGITENIQSVYNTIRTTAHSIFDQYLGEKAEQRVQIKPALVQSLHFKIRNLSEVPSDLWFDEVQQYIYDKMEHNPEYLPAFKKSKIYIKLLQELDLIQQTPNEYDNMSLNSDENLEITITEAKTENFDFLLKKPQEDEAYLCISDSYQKNQRHMRSFSDVEVVYDEQTEPKANEKNSVDESPLGEKNLRTENFILAVKIIETGIVSEKGKMFGIYAIQVSRQHETGFLEEWHIYRRYSDFHDLYTKVKEKYPDLSKLTFPGKKTFHNMDRAVLEKRMKMLGNYMNEVCNPAVISTHQGLKQLLMTFLEQGEYDRATGGPISTTINNLVNPIKSGMKSIKNMPEQLINTVDEVVGGITKAFHNKQSRSTESSKVGASIEETDDNIPLRIFLLLMDEVFDLKSRNQWLRRRIITLVRQFIRTMFGDIVNRKILDYVSVMTSPKNVAHYLFVFKQSIWPNGNKYEKRPERDEHTKNRTRIAAKGALLSCLSDELKHIVGSETTRRGLITVFELFQNPTLNRRLLFVLFESILITLFPEKDMNKIISTLHSRSKRYQCHLKNKKYV encoded by the exons ATGGATTTTAAAAGTTGGGGGTGGATTGGCCTATTTGCTGTTCTATTAATTTCTTCTTTAGGTTTTTACTGgatatttgtgatatttttaagTCTACTTCTATTCTTAATAGG CTTCTTTTCTTATATGAATGCAAAACTTGGGGATGTGGATGAATTTGAGAATAGATTTTATGGAAATCCCTTGATAATGGAAAGTTTTGAAGGTGGTATTAGTCAG tTCACGAAAAAGTTAGATGATTACAAGTACGTGTCAAAAAATGATACCAGAGTAACTGGCAGTGATGTAATCGATAGTTCCTTACAAGAAATTTTGGGTTACATTATCAGAGATTATATTTCTCCATGGTACAATGTCATCTCTGATGATAAAGAATTTTCTGAAGTAACAATCAGGAAAACAGCCCAAACTTTTGCAATTAATATCTCCAACAG gattAAAGACATAGATTGGATTCCTTACCTGACTACGCAACTAGTAGATGAAGCAGCTTCTCATTTGAGATTATTCAAGCAAGCAAGAGCAAAAATGAAGCTGATCGCAATCCCTAAAACCGCACGAAATTCACCAATGAGGGATTTGAAAAATTCTCCCAAGAAATCTCTTCACAAAAGAAATAAAAGTGAAACAGACGTAAACTGGTATCATAAGCGagcaaatgaaatgaaaagag AGCAAGAAAAAGCAGTAGGAAATTCCAAATTTTACGGAGACGATAAAAAGAGAGGTATGACGTTAGAAGACATTTTTTTTGATTTGGAACTTGTCATGGAAGGCAATCTGTTGTGTAGAGATGGAGTTTGTGTTGATCCAGATCAGGAAAAAG AATATTTCTCTGAACTAACTCAAATATTACTGTACATACTTTTACCAGATGAAGACTTTCAATGTAAACCGCTTTGCATCCTAATGAGGGAAGTAATATGTAACGTTGTGATTTTACCTTTATTTAAGATGTTGTCTGATCCTGATTATATAAACAGAATTATTATGTGGCTG TGCTTGGGTGAATCATCTCTACCTagcgaaatttttttgaatgtatTAAGAATTACTGATAACTGTGATGAACTTAGGAGTACCAAAGAAATAGTTTTGGAGGAGATTCATATACTG aggtCTAGAGATTCTGGTGGAGATAATGAAACAAAACAGACATTGAGCAGCTTGTTATAtgtattgaaattaattgataGTCGAATTACCAAACTTGATAACATGGATTCTAGAG ATTCTTTTGGTTTGGAATACATACAACAAGATAACGCAAGAACGATTGATCTAACTTTGGAACAAATTTTAAAGAATAATGTAGCTCTTTCTTACTATATGGATTACATAACTAGTCAAAATAAGCAAATCGATTTATTTTTTTACTTAAATATTGAAG GCTGGAAAGTGTCAGTCGAGCAGCAGTTGTCCGATATCCACATTAACAAAATGAAAGGCATCACAGAAAATATCCAGTCGGTGTACAACACAATCCGCACAACAGCTCACAGTATTTTCGATCAATATTTGGGAGAGAAGGCAGAGCAGCGTGTTCAAATAAAGCCAGCTTTGGTGCAATccttacatttcaaaataaggaaTCTGAGCGAAGTTCCTAGCGATCTTTGGTTTGATGAG GTTCAACAGTATATTTACGATAAAATGGAGCATAACCCTGAGTACTTACCTGCGTTCAAAAAGAGCAAAATTTACATCAAGCTTCTCCAAGAATTAGATCTTATACAGCAAACTCCAAACGAGTACGATAACATGAGTTTGAACAGCgatgaaaatttggaaataacgatAACCGAAGCTAAAACCGAAAATTTCgatttcctattgaaaaaaccACAGGAAGATGAGGCCTATCTCTGCATATCTGACAGTTATCAGAAGAACCAACGTCACATGAGGTCTTTCAGCGATGTAGAAGTTGTCTACGACGAACAGACAGAACCCAAGGCAAACGAGAAAAATTCTGTTGACGAAAGTCCTTTGGGGGAGAAGAATTTGAGAACGGAAAACTTTATATTGGCTGTGAAAATCATCGAAACGG gTATTGTAAGCGAAAAAGGAAAAATGTTTGGTATATATGCGATTCAAGTTAGTAGACAGCATGAAACAGGGTTTTTAGAAGAATGGCATATATATAGAAGATACAGTGATTTTCACGATTTATACACCAAGGTCAAAGAAAAG TATCCAGACCTATCGAAGCTTACCTTTCCGGGCAAGAAAACATTCCACAACATGGACAGGGCAGTATTAGAGAAACGAATGAAAATGTTAGGCAACTACATGAACGAGGTGTGCAATCCCGCAGTAATATCGACACATCAAGGGCTGAAACAATTGCTAATGACATTCTTGGAACAGGGCGAGTATGACAGAGCTACCGGAGGCCCCATCTCAACAACT ATCAATAACCTGGTGAACCCGATCAAATCTGGGATGAAATCGATCAAAAATATGCCTGAGCAACTGATCAATACGGTTGACGAGGTGGTTGGGGGTATTACTAAGGCGTTTCATAATAAGCAAAGCCGATCTACTGAGTCTAGCAAGGTTGGAGCCAGTATCGAAGAG ACTGATGATAATATACCCCTCAGAATATTTTTACTGCTCATGGATGAAGTGTTTGATCTCAAATCCAGAAACCAATGGTTACGAAGAAGAATCATCACGTTAGTGAGACAATTCATTAGGACGATGTTTGGTGATATTGTCAATAGAAAAATTCTGGATTATGTGTCTGTGATGACTAGTCCTAAAAATGTGGCACACTACCTTTTTGTATTCAA acAATCTATTTGGCCAAATGGAAATAAATATGAGAAAAGACCAGAAAGAGACGAGCACACAAAAAATAGGACGAGAATAGCTGCAAAAGGTGCTTTATTATCATGTTTATCAG aTGAACTGAAGCACATTGTGGGTTCGGAAACGACAAGAAGAGGTTTAATAACGGTTTTTGAACTATTTCAGAACCCAACATTGAATAGAAGGCTATTGTTTGTCCTTTTTGAAAGTATATTGATCACTTTATTTCCAGAAAAAGATATGAACAAGATTATATCAACTCTTCATTCGAGATCAAAAAGATATCAATGTCATTTGAAAAACAAGAAATATGTGTAG
- the LOC123677758 gene encoding nucleolar protein dao-5 isoform X2 — protein sequence MAAVNVNSLVSSLVFNFLSVKDKNLAEQFQKKHKTEKLIKNAPSITDIVNTYLKNGPLAKNLKLESEDSEDSSSEEETPKTSLQNGIKATNKKPESSSEDSSSEEEAPKPTAKAQSIKNEVKKAPAKVVVKKEESSSEESSEEDEPVKKIVGAPKTTSTPKVQPKKQESSSDDSSDEDEPPKKAVVASKPAPVQKTQQKKEESSSDDSSDEDEPAKKPVAAAKIAPAPKAQKKESSSEESSDEDEPPKKTVAPSKPAAAPKKEESSSDDSSDEDEPPKKNVVAQKAVSAPKAQKKEESSSEESSDEDEAPKKPVVAPKAATKPQQQKKDESSSEESSDEDEPPKKNVVAQKAGPSKVQLKRKETSSEDSSEDEPPKKKIAVKAAPAAKTQKKEESSSDDSSDEDEQPKKTAAASKPVAVKTVQQKKKESSSEDSSDEEEQPKKVVKAAPKKKEASPEDTTEEETEVAKKVAAKQNTSVKRKAESSSEDSSDEDEKPAKKVAKTVKKESSSEESSDDEKPSTNAGKVAANGVKQEKNEEAEGAAANFGQNNSFGQNNSFGKKKHNAPFRRVREEDVVVPEKFRNNSFMAQKHAVGSWGERAYHKLKNTRGKSFRREKNKLKKGGYRGGRIDINAINSIKFDD from the exons ATGGCGGCGGTAAACGTTAATTCCTTGGTTTCTTCCTTAGTGTTTAATTTTTTATCCGTTAAAGATAAAAACTTGGCCGAACAGTTTCAGAAGAAGCACAAAACC GAGAAGCTAATCAAAAATGCTCCTTCCATCACTGATATCGTGAATACCTATTTAAAAAATGGCCCTCTAGCAAAGAATTTGAAACTAGAATCAGAAGATAGCGAAGATAGCAGTAGTGAAGAAGAAACTCCCAAAACCTCGCTTCAAAATGGAATTAAAGCAACAAATAAAAAACCTGAGAGTAGCAGTGAAGATAGTTCTTCTGAAGAGGAAGCTCCAAAACCTACTGCTAAGGCTCAATCTATAAAGAATGAAGTGAAAAAAG CTCCAGCTAAAGTAGTTGttaaaaaagaagaatcaagttcagAAGAATCTAGTGAGGAAGATGAACCTGTTAAGAAAATAGTAGGTGCTCCTAAAACCACCTCAACTCCTAAGGTACAGCCGAAAAAACAAGAAAGTAGTTCTGATGATTCATCTGACGAAGACGAACCACCTAAAAAAGCTGTAGTTGCCTCCAAACCTGCACCTGTCCAAAAAACACAGCAGAAAAAGGAAGAAAGCAGTTCAGACGATTCTTCAGATGAAGATGAACCAGCAAAAAAACCTGTAGCTGCTGCTAAAATTGCACCTGCTCCTAAAGCACAGAAAAAAGAAAGTAGTTCAGAAGAATCTTCAGATGAAGATGAACCACCTAAAAAGACTGTTGCTCCTTCCAAACCCGCAGCTGCACCGAAAAAGGAAGAAAGCAGCTCCGACGACTCCTCAGACGAAGATGAACCTCCTAAAAAGAACGTAGTCGCTCAAAAAGCTGTGTCTGCACCAAAAGCACAAAAGAAAGAAGAGAGCAGTTCAGAGGAATCTTCAGATGAAGATGAAGCACCGAAAAAGCCAGTAGTTGCTCCAAAAGCTGCAACCAAACCACAACAGCAGAAAAAGGATGAAAGCAGTTCAGAAGAATCTTCAGATGAAGATGAACCTCCAAAGAAAAATGTAGTAGCTCAGAAAGCTGGACCATCAAAAGTACAACTGAAGAGAAAAGAGACTAGTTCAGAAGATTCATCTGAAGATGAGCCACCCAAGAAGAAAATTGCTGTGAAAGCTGCACCAGCCGCTAAAACACAGAAGAAGGAAGAAAGTAGTTCAGACGATTCTTCTGACGAAGATGAGCAACCTAAAAAAACCGCAGCTGCTTCTAAACCTGTTGCTGTGAAAACAGTACAACAGAAAAAGAAAGAGAGTAGCTCTGAAGATTCTTCTGACGAAGAAGAACAACCAAAGAAGGTAGTAAAAGCTGCCCCAAAGAAAAAGGAGGCTTCACCTGAAGATACCACCGAAGAAGAAACAGAAGTAGCCAAAAAAGTAGCGGCAAAGCAAAATACCAGTGTTAAGAGGAAAGCCGAAAGTAGTTCTGAAGATTCTTCAGATGAAGATGAAAAACCAGCAAAGAAAGTAGCTAAAACAG TTAAAAAGGAAAGTTCCTCTGAGGAGTCTTCGGACGATGAGAAACCTTCAACTAACGCCGGTAAAGTTGCTGCCAATGGAGTGAAGCAAGAAAAGAATGAGGAGGCCGAGGGAGCTGCAGCCAATTTTGGTCAGAATAACAGTTTTGGTCAGAACAACAGTTTTGGAAAGAAAAAG CACAACGCTCCCTTTCGACGTGTTCGAGAAGAGGACGTGGTTGTACCTGAGAAATTCAGGAACAATTCCTTCATGGCGCAG AAACATGCCGTAGGATCTTGGGGCGAAAGAGCTtatcacaaattaaaaaatacCCGTGGCAAATCATTCAGACgtgagaaaaataaattgaagaaagGAGGTTACAGGGGTGGACGTATCGATATCAATGCGATTAATTCGATTAAATTTGATGATTAA
- the LOC123677758 gene encoding nucleolar protein dao-5 isoform X1 — translation MAAVNVNSLVSSLVFNFLSVKDKNLAEQFQKKHKTEKLIKNAPSITDIVNTYLKNGPLAKNLKLESEDSEDSSSEEETPKTSLQNGIKATNKKPESSSEDSSSEEEAPKPTAKAQSIKNEVKKAPAKVVVKKEESSSEESSEEDEPVKKIVGAPKTTSTPKVQPKKQESSSDDSSDEDEPPKKAVVASKPAPVQKTQQKKEESSSDDSSDEDEPAKKPVAAAKIAPAPKAQKKESSSEESSDEDEPPKKTVAPSKPAAAPKKEESSSDDSSDEDEPPKKNVVAQKAVSAPKAQKKEESSSEESSDEDEAPKKPVVAPKAATKPQQQKKDESSSEESSDEDEPPKKNVVAQKAGPSKVQLKRKETSSEDSSEDEPPKKKIAVKAAPAAKTQKKEESSSDDSSDEDEQPKKTAAASKPVAVKTVQQKKKESSSEDSSDEEEQPKKVVKAAPKKKEASPEDTTEEETEVAKKVAAKQNTSVKRKAESSSEDSSDEDEKPAKKVAKTVKKESSSEESSDDEKPSTNAGKVAANGVKQEKNEEAEGAAANFGQNNSFGQNNSFGKKKEGGENNDNKSWGRGGRGGNRGRGGRGGGFNRSFEDKNGGGNRGRGGFNRGGRGGRGGFNRSFEDNQENGGGFRGGRGGFRGGRGGRGGFNRNSEGGDGFRKSFGGNDRGGRGGGRGGFRKSFDNAGGGFDKPQNKKIIFDD, via the exons ATGGCGGCGGTAAACGTTAATTCCTTGGTTTCTTCCTTAGTGTTTAATTTTTTATCCGTTAAAGATAAAAACTTGGCCGAACAGTTTCAGAAGAAGCACAAAACC GAGAAGCTAATCAAAAATGCTCCTTCCATCACTGATATCGTGAATACCTATTTAAAAAATGGCCCTCTAGCAAAGAATTTGAAACTAGAATCAGAAGATAGCGAAGATAGCAGTAGTGAAGAAGAAACTCCCAAAACCTCGCTTCAAAATGGAATTAAAGCAACAAATAAAAAACCTGAGAGTAGCAGTGAAGATAGTTCTTCTGAAGAGGAAGCTCCAAAACCTACTGCTAAGGCTCAATCTATAAAGAATGAAGTGAAAAAAG CTCCAGCTAAAGTAGTTGttaaaaaagaagaatcaagttcagAAGAATCTAGTGAGGAAGATGAACCTGTTAAGAAAATAGTAGGTGCTCCTAAAACCACCTCAACTCCTAAGGTACAGCCGAAAAAACAAGAAAGTAGTTCTGATGATTCATCTGACGAAGACGAACCACCTAAAAAAGCTGTAGTTGCCTCCAAACCTGCACCTGTCCAAAAAACACAGCAGAAAAAGGAAGAAAGCAGTTCAGACGATTCTTCAGATGAAGATGAACCAGCAAAAAAACCTGTAGCTGCTGCTAAAATTGCACCTGCTCCTAAAGCACAGAAAAAAGAAAGTAGTTCAGAAGAATCTTCAGATGAAGATGAACCACCTAAAAAGACTGTTGCTCCTTCCAAACCCGCAGCTGCACCGAAAAAGGAAGAAAGCAGCTCCGACGACTCCTCAGACGAAGATGAACCTCCTAAAAAGAACGTAGTCGCTCAAAAAGCTGTGTCTGCACCAAAAGCACAAAAGAAAGAAGAGAGCAGTTCAGAGGAATCTTCAGATGAAGATGAAGCACCGAAAAAGCCAGTAGTTGCTCCAAAAGCTGCAACCAAACCACAACAGCAGAAAAAGGATGAAAGCAGTTCAGAAGAATCTTCAGATGAAGATGAACCTCCAAAGAAAAATGTAGTAGCTCAGAAAGCTGGACCATCAAAAGTACAACTGAAGAGAAAAGAGACTAGTTCAGAAGATTCATCTGAAGATGAGCCACCCAAGAAGAAAATTGCTGTGAAAGCTGCACCAGCCGCTAAAACACAGAAGAAGGAAGAAAGTAGTTCAGACGATTCTTCTGACGAAGATGAGCAACCTAAAAAAACCGCAGCTGCTTCTAAACCTGTTGCTGTGAAAACAGTACAACAGAAAAAGAAAGAGAGTAGCTCTGAAGATTCTTCTGACGAAGAAGAACAACCAAAGAAGGTAGTAAAAGCTGCCCCAAAGAAAAAGGAGGCTTCACCTGAAGATACCACCGAAGAAGAAACAGAAGTAGCCAAAAAAGTAGCGGCAAAGCAAAATACCAGTGTTAAGAGGAAAGCCGAAAGTAGTTCTGAAGATTCTTCAGATGAAGATGAAAAACCAGCAAAGAAAGTAGCTAAAACAG TTAAAAAGGAAAGTTCCTCTGAGGAGTCTTCGGACGATGAGAAACCTTCAACTAACGCCGGTAAAGTTGCTGCCAATGGAGTGAAGCAAGAAAAGAATGAGGAGGCCGAGGGAGCTGCAGCCAATTTTGGTCAGAATAACAGTTTTGGTCAGAACAACAGTTTTGGAAAGAAAAAG GAAGGCGGAGAGAATAACGATAACAAATCGTGGGGACGTGGTGGGCGTGGCGGTAATCGCGGCAGGGGCGGTCGCGGGGGCGGTTTCAACAGAAGCTTCGAGGACAAGAACGGAGGCGGTAACCGCGGCAGGGGCGGTTTCAACAGGGGTGGCCGTGGGGGTCGCGGAGGTTTCAACAGGAGCTTCGAGGACAACCAAGAGAACGGAGGCGGGTTCCGTGGTGGAAGAGGCGGATTCAGAGGAGGCAGAGGCGGACGTGGAGGTTTCAACAGGAACAGCGAAGGCGGCGACGGTTTTAGGAAATCGTTTGGGGGTAACGACAGGGGCGGTCGTGGTGGGGGAAGAGGTGGTTTCAGGAAATCTTTCGATAATGCAGGAGGGGGATTCGATAAAccgcaaaataaaaaaatcatatttgacGATTAG
- the LOC123678134 gene encoding ATPase family AAA domain-containing protein 3A homolog, translating to MSWIFGYGRKGDQGQGYPPPPGDGNAGSPPVPDMGLSKAEKKAMEAYRFDSSALERAAQAARELEQSRHAKDALELSKQQEATKQIEQQAKIKEYEAHITQLQIESKKTEAEEKRKYLQEETRQHQQRAQYQDQLARKRYDDQLSQQQRMNEETLKRQEESVAKQEAMRKSTIEHEMELRHKNEMKRVEAELKAKAKVDRENRDLTLEQIRLKASENRITVLESIKTAGSVLGSGAQALLTDWNKVLVAAGGFSLIALGVYTAKGATGITTRYIEARLGKPSLVRETSRFTLLDVFKHPWQQLQKVKELKLQKQQDALGGIVLAPKLEERLRDIAIATKNTKQNRGMYRNILMHGPPGTGKTMFAKKLAKHSGMDYAILTGGDIAPMGREGVTAVHKVFDWANSSRKGLLLFVDEADAFLRKRSSENISEDLRATLNAFLYRTGEQSQKFMLVLASNTPEQFDWAVNDRLDEMVEFDLPGLEERERLMRLYFDKFVLQPAAEGKRRLKLDNFDYSALCSKMAKMTEGMSGREIAKLGVAWQAAAYASEDGILTERMVIEKCEDAVKQHRQKVEWQSEQERRESKSIYHSEKEDSYITVVPKESKKESSVKVEKDS from the exons ATGTCGTGGATATTTGGTTACGGGAGAAAGGGTGATCAAGGACAAGGCTATCCTCCACCTCCTGGTGATGGAAATGCCGGTTCTCCACCGGTTCCTGATATGGGACTTTCTAAGGCTGAGAAAAAGGCCATGGAAGCTTACAGATTCGATTCGTCAGCCCTTGAAAGGGCTGCACAGGCAGCAAGAGAGCTAGAACAGTCAA gACACGCCAAAGATGCTCTAGAACTTTCCAAACAACAAGAAGCGACCAAACAAATTGAACAACAAGCTAAAATAAAAGAATATGAAGCACATATTACACAACTACAAATTGAATCTAAAAAGACTGAAGCTGAAGAGAAACGCAAGTATCTACAGGAGGAAACAAGACAGCATCAACAAAGAGCTCAGTATCAAGATCAGTTAGCAAGAAAACGATATGATGATCAATTGTCCCAACAGCaaagaatgaatgaagaaaCCCTCAAAAG GCAAGAAGAATCAGTTGCTAAGCAAGAAGCAATGAGAAAATCCACTATTGAGCATGAAATGGAGTTGagacataaaaatgaaatgaaacgaGTTGAAGCAGAATTGAAAGCCAAAGCAAAAGTCGATAGAGAAAATAGAGATCTTACATTAGAACAGATCAGATTGAAAGCTTCagaaaatagaataactgttCTGGAAAGTATAAA aacTGCTGGGTCGGTGTTAGGTTCAGGAGCTCAAGCATTATTAACTGATTGGAATAAAGTTCTTGTGGCAGCTGGGGGATTTTCATTAATTGCTCTAGGAGTCTACACAGCTAAAGGTGCAACTGGCATTACCACTAGATATATTGAGGCAAGACTTGGAAAGCCTTCATTAGTCAGAGAAACTTCAAG ATTCACTCTTTTGGACGTATTCAAGCACCCTTGGCAGCAATTACAGAAGGTGAAGGAATTGAAATTACAAAAGCAACAGGATGCATTGGGAGGTATTGTTTTGGCACCTAAACTTGAAGAGCGGCTTCGAGATATTGCTATTGCTACCAAAAACACAAAGCAAAACCGAGGGATGTACAGGAATATTTTGATGCATGGACCTCCTGGTACTGGTAAAACAATGTTCGCCAAg aaattggcCAAGCATTCTGGTATGGATTATGCTATTTTGACTGGTGGTGACATTGCTCCAATGGGAAGAGAGGGAGTTACAGCTGTCCATAAAGTTTTTGACTGGGCTAATTCCTCCAGAAAAG GATTGCTTCTTTTCGTTGATGAGGCCGATGCTTTTCTGAGAAAAAGatcttcagaaaatatttccgAAGATCTTAGAGCCACCCTGAATGCATTTCTGTACAGAACCGGTGAGCAAAGTCAGAAATTCATGTTGGTACTAGCATCAAACACTCCAGAACAGTTCGATTGGGCTGTGAACGATCGATTGGACGAAATGGTAGAATTCGACCTGCCCGGTTTGGAGGAACGAGAGAGGTTGATGAGGCTTTATTTCGACAAGTTTGTTTTACAACCGGCAGCTGAAGGAAAAAG acgTTTGAAACTGGACAATTTCGACTACAGTGCCCTCTGCAGTAAAATGGCGAAAATGACCGAAGGTATGTCCGGTAGGGAAATTGCCAAACTCGGTGTGGCATGGCAAGCAGCTGCTTATGCTTCAGAAGATGGAATTTTGACGGAAAGAATGGTTATCGAGAAATGCGAAGATGCCGTCAAACAACATAGGCAGAAG gtTGAATGGCAATCTGAACAAGAGAGAAGGGAATCTAAAAGCATATATCACTCAGAAAAGGAAGATTCTTACATAACTGTAGTTCCTAAGGAAAGTAAAAAAGAAAGTAGTGTAAAAGTGGAAAAAGATAGCTAG